The Streptococcus pantholopis genome has a segment encoding these proteins:
- a CDS encoding AAA family ATPase has protein sequence MKYYRVQTTVEGEFRQELDVHFLEKYGYLYFPGQEREIYIVSNDVKSRKDLDSSLDIIYKNPVDIMTYDSISDKDFTTKVDKEKLGIFGYFLLDRPERDEKDVLTVDYGVFSELETIVSLDDFKEKITHLVTYLNHQNQMNTQIEKEDIFLIFNGGNGTGKKYAINFLERLFHLTSVTVDGSLFFLPKIDVKQFPVMVNFFKTRPRAKIEFLENLRLKESANICLIIANSATEAENIRRELYQTYYKIEIINFPNYDLEALTKIGVKMLTKRYIFVNNEILSAIIRDDSNCRDAKKIRHLAQDIYHFALASDYDFSDESLLDLKSFKPREVKQHVPPPNAQIKLDAMIGLERVKSLLKQQVAFSQLQKLRKNQGIQVDNFHKHLVFSGNPGTGKTEVARLYTDILYHHEIIRENKLVEVGRADLIGEYVGHTAPKVKRVFNSASGGVLFIDEAYSLIPESERDFANEAISAVIQEMENRRDEVLVIFAGYRDLMRTFIKTNPGLQSRISREIYFEDYSIDELYAIFQLMLRQKSYSCSVECGELLKAHFSQIIQTSHFGNARYVRKVIDSVVQHQAIRIMNHCNAESLTKEELNLIIGTDIELAVQDFSDINKNGNVIGFRMR, from the coding sequence ATGAAATACTACCGAGTTCAAACAACTGTTGAAGGAGAATTTCGACAAGAGTTAGATGTGCATTTTTTGGAAAAATATGGTTATCTTTACTTTCCAGGGCAGGAAAGGGAAATCTATATTGTTTCAAATGATGTGAAAAGCAGAAAAGATCTTGATTCTAGTTTAGATATCATTTATAAAAATCCAGTTGATATAATGACTTATGATAGTATTTCAGATAAAGATTTTACAACTAAAGTAGACAAAGAAAAGTTAGGTATATTTGGATACTTTTTATTAGATCGACCTGAAAGAGATGAAAAAGACGTGTTAACAGTAGATTATGGGGTTTTCTCTGAACTAGAGACTATTGTCTCTCTAGACGATTTCAAAGAAAAAATCACACATTTAGTGACTTATCTTAACCATCAAAATCAGATGAACACTCAAATTGAAAAAGAAGATATTTTTTTGATTTTTAATGGAGGGAATGGGACAGGTAAGAAATATGCTATCAATTTTCTCGAACGATTATTTCATTTAACATCTGTAACAGTTGATGGAAGCCTATTCTTCTTACCTAAGATTGATGTCAAGCAGTTTCCTGTGATGGTTAACTTTTTCAAGACTAGACCAAGAGCCAAAATTGAGTTTCTAGAAAATTTAAGATTAAAAGAATCTGCTAATATCTGTCTTATTATAGCTAATTCAGCTACAGAGGCTGAAAATATCAGGAGAGAGCTCTATCAAACTTACTATAAGATAGAAATCATTAATTTTCCTAACTATGATTTAGAAGCCTTAACCAAGATTGGCGTCAAAATGCTGACTAAACGCTATATTTTTGTTAACAATGAAATCTTATCGGCTATAATTCGGGACGATTCAAACTGCCGTGATGCCAAGAAAATTCGGCATCTTGCTCAAGATATCTACCATTTTGCACTTGCTAGTGATTATGACTTTTCTGATGAGTCGCTGCTTGATTTAAAATCTTTTAAACCAAGAGAAGTGAAACAGCATGTGCCCCCTCCAAACGCTCAAATAAAATTGGATGCGATGATTGGGCTTGAACGAGTAAAAAGCTTGTTAAAGCAGCAAGTTGCCTTTTCACAACTTCAAAAGTTAAGAAAGAATCAAGGTATACAAGTGGATAATTTCCATAAACATCTCGTCTTTTCTGGAAATCCAGGAACAGGAAAAACGGAAGTGGCTAGGTTATACACCGACATTTTATATCATCATGAAATCATTAGAGAAAATAAACTAGTAGAAGTTGGGAGAGCTGATTTGATTGGTGAGTACGTTGGGCACACGGCACCAAAAGTCAAAAGAGTCTTTAATTCGGCTTCTGGCGGAGTTCTCTTCATTGATGAAGCATACAGTCTTATTCCAGAAAGTGAACGAGATTTTGCAAACGAAGCTATCTCCGCTGTCATTCAAGAAATGGAAAATAGACGTGATGAAGTTTTGGTCATTTTTGCTGGATACCGAGATTTGATGAGAACGTTTATTAAGACAAATCCTGGATTGCAATCTAGAATCTCCAGAGAAATTTATTTTGAAGATTATTCGATTGACGAGCTTTATGCGATTTTCCAATTAATGCTTAGGCAGAAGTCTTACAGCTGTTCAGTAGAGTGCGGAGAACTTTTAAAAGCGCATTTTTCTCAGATTATACAGACATCACATTTTGGTAATGCTCGTTATGTTCGTAAAGTTATTGATTCTGTTGTGCAACATCAGGCGATTCGAATAATGAACCATTGCAATGCTGAATCTTTGACGAAAGAGGAATTAAATCTAATAATAGGGACAGATATTGAATTGGCTGTCCAAGATTTTTCGGATATAAATAAAAATGGAAATGTTATTGGATTTAGAATGCGTTGA
- a CDS encoding helix-turn-helix transcriptional regulator encodes MNDQERLLTIFLRLQAGAHLSKRQLSDEFEVSQKTIQRDFALLGQFLEQQPMIAAELAYDHKHHTRYFKGKSLFNKKDILVISKILLENRALNKEENEALLDGLLSLVSKEEQKDISAIIGSERLHYTPLFDTQDRIDKIWEWSEAIRKELVLEIDYQSPYSSRKNLIIFPVSLYYDAHYFYSVAYNLKYKSYITLRLDRIIKWKSSQAKKPGISYGRKFRDGEIRSKHVDAFMGKEITIKVKFRYDPAIIIDQFPTAKILETDSDGTVFEFQSQKTPGLMRWFLSQAESLTILSPQSLIDEMRVLLAKMQKNYRN; translated from the coding sequence ATGAACGATCAAGAGAGATTATTAACCATTTTTTTACGCTTACAAGCTGGAGCACACTTGTCAAAGAGACAGTTGTCAGATGAGTTTGAAGTCAGTCAGAAAACTATCCAGCGTGACTTTGCTTTGCTAGGACAATTTCTTGAGCAACAACCTATGATTGCTGCTGAGTTAGCTTATGACCATAAACACCATACCCGCTATTTTAAAGGAAAGTCTCTTTTTAATAAGAAAGATATCCTAGTCATTTCAAAGATACTCTTGGAAAATAGGGCTTTGAACAAGGAAGAAAACGAGGCTTTATTAGATGGGTTATTAAGCTTAGTTTCTAAAGAGGAGCAAAAAGATATTTCAGCTATTATTGGCAGTGAACGCCTTCATTATACGCCGCTATTTGATACACAAGATCGTATTGACAAGATTTGGGAATGGTCAGAGGCAATACGAAAAGAGCTTGTGTTAGAGATTGACTATCAGTCACCTTATTCCAGTCGGAAAAACTTAATTATTTTTCCTGTTTCTCTCTACTATGATGCTCATTATTTTTATAGCGTTGCCTACAATCTTAAATATAAATCCTATATAACTTTGCGGTTGGATAGAATTATAAAATGGAAATCATCACAAGCTAAGAAACCTGGCATCTCTTATGGTAGAAAGTTTCGTGATGGTGAGATTCGTTCCAAGCATGTGGATGCATTTATGGGCAAAGAAATAACGATTAAAGTAAAATTTCGTTATGATCCAGCTATCATTATTGATCAGTTTCCAACTGCAAAGATACTTGAGACAGATTCAGATGGTACGGTATTTGAATTTCAAAGTCAAAAGACTCCTGGCCTGATGCGCTGGTTTTTGAGTCAGGCAGAAAGCTTAACAATCTTATCTCCACAATCTTTGATTGATGAAATGAGGGTATTGCTGGCAAAAATGCAAAAAAATTATAGAAATTAG